A stretch of Candidatus Obscuribacter sp. DNA encodes these proteins:
- a CDS encoding response regulator transcription factor: MDLPDSQSQPAGGARQRLLIVEDDIKFCRLITEYLQRYGFDVTAVHDGEGALRVATEQKWDAIILDVMLPGIDGFEVLKRIRLISQVPVLMLTALGDETDRIVGLELGADDYLPKTFSPRELLARLRAVLRRTVVAQTISTTGTVTEITVGPLHIKLLTRAVTVNDETVVLTPVEYDLLVELAQARGRIKTREQLLSAIRDRNYDVYDRSIDVHISALRKKLGDDSKNPRLIRTVRSVGYSLVDPGVTTSSLPAIGAP; encoded by the coding sequence ATGGACTTGCCAGATAGCCAGTCACAACCAGCAGGCGGTGCTCGCCAGAGACTACTGATAGTCGAGGACGACATCAAGTTTTGCCGCCTGATCACAGAGTATCTACAACGCTACGGTTTTGACGTGACCGCGGTGCATGACGGCGAGGGCGCGCTCAGGGTAGCCACCGAGCAAAAATGGGACGCCATTATATTGGATGTCATGTTGCCTGGCATTGACGGATTTGAGGTGCTCAAGCGCATACGTCTGATTAGCCAGGTGCCAGTATTGATGCTCACAGCATTGGGTGATGAAACAGACCGCATAGTAGGACTGGAATTAGGCGCCGATGATTATTTGCCCAAGACTTTTTCACCTAGAGAGCTGCTAGCCAGGCTAAGAGCGGTACTGAGACGCACAGTGGTAGCGCAAACAATTAGCACCACTGGTACTGTCACCGAAATAACAGTCGGACCTTTGCATATCAAGCTACTGACACGCGCAGTTACAGTCAACGACGAGACAGTGGTATTGACACCAGTGGAGTACGATTTGCTGGTGGAGCTGGCGCAAGCTAGAGGTCGTATCAAAACACGCGAGCAACTCCTCAGTGCTATACGGGACCGCAACTACGATGTTTATGACCGCTCAATTGATGTGCACATCTCTGCACTGCGCAAAAAGCTGGGTGACGACAGCAAAAATCCGAGACTGATACGCACAGTACGCTCGGTCGGCTACAGCCTGGTCGATCCCGGCGTCACCACCAGCTCACTGCCTGCTATTGGTGCACCATGA
- a CDS encoding SWIM zinc finger family protein — protein MAGKRQFEITERDVIHYFGNTLAGRGNDYQRAGRVDVVSYDPEFKLLVALVQGSRSSPYKVKVEFGSRSKVSDVRCSCPMAGFCKHTAAAVYEVIRSGLLPDSDAAAASSAPFVVPTTTTTTTTTTTSSSSSSSSSSALSDDQGESPLPSRLNNWLSHLEDVVGGATADTPGSAKKVLEFEDIFYDKVHYCLGLDSAGKIAVEPVVGIKYLHGGWSRSHRADLDRIVQNSATYADEADRMIAGLILSVRSNNSWMDRLALPEIPDLAKLLVTSMVSTGRCFWKSFNNDPLSLAPPKQGRFVWKADKNGKQSLKVAADDGAVVGLAGAAWYIVPESCVIGALVMPVPDGALKTILSAPGIEPAQVASFSSALSRLTKDIPPPIAAYQTESILVESKPVLNLSMMVPARYYASKWEQPEACAIVTFDYGKVKFKNRTSAEIKVVEDDRITIYKRDLAKEASLIDRLYDFGMVAVPNGTAATAQNILKFKPNSDSHWFSFMANDLPLLEQEGWLIDIDRFFKYQVVVPEAEWSADATSGSDFWFSLDLGITIDGKSVPLLPILHEALKTIVGKDPLAEFEALNCDGIFYAPLKDGRHVALPFERVKAIVTVLLELFDRNDVAFSRSAEISLPQLMDLSSTLALLWHGSVLIA, from the coding sequence TTGGCTGGCAAAAGGCAATTTGAAATTACTGAAAGAGATGTTATCCATTATTTTGGAAACACCCTGGCTGGGCGAGGCAACGACTATCAGCGCGCAGGACGGGTTGATGTCGTCAGTTATGATCCGGAGTTTAAGCTTTTGGTGGCTTTGGTGCAGGGGTCGAGAAGCTCCCCTTACAAAGTAAAAGTTGAGTTTGGCTCTCGGTCAAAAGTGTCTGATGTGCGCTGTAGCTGTCCTATGGCTGGCTTTTGTAAGCATACAGCGGCTGCGGTCTATGAAGTAATACGCAGTGGGTTGCTACCTGACTCGGACGCTGCAGCAGCTTCTTCTGCGCCTTTTGTGGTTCCTACTACTACTACTACTACTACTACTACTACTACTTCTTCTTCTTCTTCTTCTTCTTCTTCTTCCGCTCTTTCAGATGATCAGGGTGAGAGCCCCTTGCCCTCCCGTTTGAACAATTGGTTGAGCCATCTGGAGGATGTAGTTGGTGGTGCTACTGCTGATACTCCAGGTAGTGCCAAGAAGGTGCTTGAGTTTGAAGACATCTTTTATGATAAAGTGCATTATTGCTTAGGCCTTGATTCTGCTGGCAAAATTGCTGTAGAGCCCGTAGTGGGCATTAAGTATTTGCACGGTGGGTGGAGTCGTAGTCACCGTGCTGACTTGGATCGAATAGTACAAAATAGCGCTACATACGCTGATGAAGCAGATCGAATGATTGCTGGTTTAATTCTCAGTGTGCGCTCTAACAATTCCTGGATGGATCGACTCGCACTACCAGAGATACCAGATCTAGCTAAACTCCTTGTCACGAGTATGGTAAGCACTGGACGTTGCTTTTGGAAGTCTTTTAACAATGACCCATTGTCACTGGCTCCGCCAAAACAGGGCAGATTTGTCTGGAAGGCAGATAAAAACGGTAAGCAAAGTCTCAAAGTGGCTGCCGATGACGGCGCCGTCGTGGGATTGGCTGGTGCGGCCTGGTACATTGTGCCAGAGAGTTGTGTCATTGGTGCACTCGTGATGCCTGTGCCAGACGGAGCATTAAAGACAATATTGTCCGCGCCTGGCATTGAACCTGCTCAGGTAGCTAGCTTTTCCAGTGCTCTTTCTCGCCTGACTAAGGATATTCCGCCACCGATTGCCGCTTACCAAACTGAGTCTATTTTGGTCGAGAGCAAGCCTGTTTTAAACCTGTCAATGATGGTGCCAGCTCGTTATTACGCAAGCAAATGGGAGCAGCCCGAGGCCTGTGCCATAGTGACTTTTGACTACGGCAAAGTGAAGTTTAAGAATCGCACCTCTGCTGAAATAAAGGTGGTAGAGGACGACAGAATCACAATTTATAAGAGGGACCTGGCAAAGGAAGCAAGTTTAATTGATCGTCTTTATGATTTTGGCATGGTCGCAGTACCAAATGGTACCGCCGCCACCGCTCAGAATATTTTGAAGTTTAAACCAAACTCCGACAGCCATTGGTTTAGCTTTATGGCAAATGATTTGCCACTGCTGGAGCAAGAGGGCTGGTTAATCGACATTGATAGATTTTTTAAATATCAAGTCGTGGTGCCCGAAGCAGAGTGGAGTGCAGATGCTACCAGTGGGTCTGACTTCTGGTTTTCGCTTGATCTTGGTATCACTATTGATGGCAAGAGTGTGCCGCTCTTGCCGATATTGCATGAAGCTTTAAAGACGATTGTTGGTAAAGATCCTCTCGCTGAGTTTGAAGCACTCAATTGCGACGGCATCTTTTACGCTCCGCTTAAAGATGGTCGCCATGTCGCTTTGCCCTTTGAGCGCGTCAAGGCGATTGTGACTGTGTTGCTTGAGCTTTTTGATCGCAATGATGTTGCTTTTAGCCGATCGGCGGAGATATCTTTGCCGCAGTTGATGGATTTATCGAGCACACTTGCGCTTCTATGGCACGGCTCAGTCCTCATCGCCTAA
- a CDS encoding HAMP domain-containing histidine kinase, translated as MKVRYPLYLQTLAMLMLYLGTLLGITLLCFNAQFGIGWETALKGPLGERFESIAGGISSQLHSSRPKRWPEILQSFEDIYHVKFYIFDRDGNELAGKSVELPPKIEAMLTAPPPPPEFGPGAPGPRMHGPGGSPDRFFDGPPEPFGHGPAFAPGPHFGPGAFEPNAGPLLGPGPFNTNSGPHFPAPPDEFFGKAHHRFLIHTNNPDRFWIGAHIFVYSPQMQHFGPGVLVATCDNLWQSNLLFDFQFVSTLLASILIFSLLFWWPFVYRITSTLTRLTKATESIAQGKFDTRVKTGGIDEIARLSEAVDTMAEHLEGYVQEQKRLLADISHELFSPLARLQMALELLESSSDKDQSGHINDIREEVEEINELITELIAYSKAGMQAKTRELVSINLKETIESLVPKFASGINVTINIPAEVNVMADQLLLDRAIGNVLRNSVRYAGPEGKIVISTIITTDANSNTVTLSISDDGPGVSEEALKYMGQPFYRPEASRNRASGGFGLGLTIVKSCVEACGGKLSLLNNKPHGLIVELVLQREKAKKLGL; from the coding sequence ATGAAGGTCCGGTATCCACTATATCTGCAAACACTTGCCATGCTCATGCTCTACCTGGGCACACTCCTGGGCATCACACTGCTTTGCTTTAACGCTCAGTTTGGTATAGGTTGGGAAACAGCGCTAAAGGGACCGCTGGGCGAAAGATTTGAAAGCATCGCTGGCGGTATCAGCAGTCAGCTGCACTCATCCAGACCCAAGAGGTGGCCCGAAATCTTGCAGTCATTTGAGGATATCTATCACGTCAAATTTTATATCTTTGACAGAGACGGCAATGAGCTTGCAGGCAAAAGTGTGGAGCTGCCACCAAAAATAGAGGCGATGCTGACAGCACCACCACCGCCACCAGAGTTTGGTCCAGGCGCTCCAGGTCCGCGCATGCATGGACCAGGCGGATCGCCAGATCGATTTTTTGATGGACCGCCTGAGCCCTTTGGTCATGGACCGGCCTTTGCACCGGGTCCTCACTTTGGTCCAGGTGCTTTTGAGCCAAATGCCGGTCCGCTTCTAGGACCAGGCCCTTTTAATACCAATTCCGGCCCTCACTTCCCAGCTCCTCCCGATGAGTTTTTTGGCAAAGCACATCACCGCTTTTTGATACACACCAATAACCCAGATAGATTTTGGATTGGTGCCCATATTTTTGTTTACTCACCGCAAATGCAGCACTTTGGGCCAGGAGTACTTGTTGCTACCTGCGATAACCTCTGGCAGAGCAATCTATTATTTGACTTTCAGTTTGTATCTACATTACTGGCATCTATCCTAATTTTTAGCTTGCTTTTTTGGTGGCCTTTTGTCTACCGCATCACAAGCACACTGACACGCCTGACAAAAGCCACAGAGAGCATTGCACAGGGCAAATTTGACACCCGCGTCAAAACTGGTGGCATCGACGAGATAGCCCGTTTATCAGAAGCAGTGGATACGATGGCAGAGCATCTAGAAGGCTATGTGCAGGAACAAAAGAGACTTTTGGCTGATATCTCCCATGAGCTATTTAGCCCGCTTGCTCGCTTGCAAATGGCGCTAGAGCTGCTTGAGTCATCATCAGACAAAGACCAATCAGGACATATCAACGACATCAGAGAAGAAGTCGAAGAAATAAACGAACTCATAACCGAGTTAATTGCTTATTCAAAAGCTGGTATGCAAGCCAAAACACGCGAGCTTGTGTCAATAAATCTCAAAGAAACCATAGAGTCACTTGTGCCCAAATTTGCCAGCGGCATAAACGTCACAATCAACATACCAGCCGAAGTAAATGTCATGGCGGACCAACTGCTACTCGATAGAGCAATCGGCAATGTGCTGCGCAACAGTGTGCGGTATGCTGGTCCTGAGGGTAAAATCGTGATTAGCACAATAATCACCACCGACGCCAATAGCAACACTGTCACTCTGTCTATATCTGACGACGGACCTGGAGTCAGTGAAGAAGCCCTCAAATATATGGGTCAACCTTTTTACCGACCAGAAGCCAGTCGCAACCGTGCAAGTGGTGGCTTTGGTCTGGGCTTGACCATTGTCAAATCGTGCGTCGAGGCATGCGGAGGCAAACTCTCACTGCTTAACAACAAACCACATGGACTTATTGTCGAATTAGTATTGCAGCGAGAAAAAGCCAAAAAGCTCGGTCTCTGA
- a CDS encoding FAD-dependent oxidoreductase: MPQQVAIVGAGLAGLSCAITLVDAGVDVTIYDKGRHHGGRLASRDRDEQVFDYGAQYFTARDERFIQFLAPLIDSGKVARWSGRFARRQNGQMMPDTSTHSRYVGVPVMRSLADAMLDTRADGTTGSLTIKLAHRVLKVARKGAKWSINGTLTSQDEPQDFNSSGYDHLILNMPPAQAMDLYPHPQLPERYLQPCFALSVSFDKVLDIPFDGINLDDQILSWVARDSSKPGRPDGERWMLHASPDWSNAQWLTDSSTITKAMLERFSTVFDITLADTCYSKLHKWKYALPVTPLADGCITEPDLALVYCGDWCQGARVESAYLSGITAAAAVLRDPG, encoded by the coding sequence ATGCCCCAGCAAGTAGCAATTGTCGGAGCTGGACTGGCCGGACTATCATGCGCTATAACTCTGGTCGATGCCGGAGTCGACGTCACTATCTATGACAAAGGTCGCCATCACGGTGGCAGACTGGCATCGCGAGATCGAGATGAGCAGGTCTTTGACTACGGGGCGCAATACTTCACCGCGCGGGACGAGAGATTTATCCAGTTTTTAGCACCGCTCATTGACTCTGGCAAAGTGGCGCGCTGGTCTGGACGCTTTGCCCGGCGGCAAAACGGACAGATGATGCCTGACACATCGACTCACTCCAGATATGTCGGTGTGCCTGTGATGCGCAGTCTCGCAGATGCCATGCTAGACACCAGAGCCGATGGCACTACTGGTAGTCTCACAATCAAGCTAGCGCACCGCGTACTCAAAGTCGCACGCAAAGGCGCAAAATGGTCGATTAACGGGACGCTTACCTCACAAGATGAGCCGCAGGACTTTAATAGCAGCGGCTACGATCACCTGATACTAAATATGCCACCAGCTCAAGCAATGGATCTCTATCCCCATCCACAACTACCAGAGCGCTATTTACAGCCCTGCTTTGCTCTGTCGGTAAGCTTTGACAAAGTCCTCGATATACCTTTTGATGGCATCAATCTAGATGATCAAATACTCTCATGGGTAGCGCGGGACAGCAGCAAACCAGGCAGACCAGATGGAGAGCGGTGGATGCTCCACGCCTCACCAGATTGGTCCAATGCGCAGTGGTTGACGGACTCATCGACCATCACAAAAGCAATGCTAGAGCGCTTTAGCACTGTATTTGATATCACACTAGCAGATACTTGCTACAGCAAATTGCACAAATGGAAATACGCACTACCTGTGACTCCTCTTGCCGATGGCTGCATCACAGAGCCAGATCTGGCGCTGGTGTATTGCGGCGACTGGTGTCAGGGCGCCAGAGTAGAGAGTGCCTACTTGAGTGGCATCACAGCAGCAGCGGCAGTCCTACGGGATCCAGGGTAA
- a CDS encoding DEAD/DEAH box helicase, whose protein sequence is MDKVKSFEGLKVVSPPQSLKAELRPYQLEGLSWLEFLREFGLGGILADDMGLGKTVQTLAHIAREKEENRLNKPFLVVCPTSVLPNWLSEIDKFTPHLKVTALHGPARSEHFAKIAKSDIVLTTYPLVARDDEALCKQKWKAVILDEAQMIKNPTTLAAQALCRLRSEYRVCLTGTPIENHLGELWSQFNFLMPGFLKDLKTFTKKLRTPIEKQNNVFLQKVLANKVRPFLLRRTKELVASELPAKTIITKSIELDGRQRDLYETVRLAMYEKVKEAVAKKGLAKSQIIVLDALLKLRQVCCDPRLVSLASAKKVSQSAKLELLLDMIEELMDEGKSILLFSQFTSMLDLVMPELNKRAIEFVQIRGDTKDRRTPVESFQSGKVRLFLLSLKAGGTGLNLTAADTVIHYDPWWNPAVENQATDRAHRIGQKKAVFVFKLIASGTIEERMVELQERKKAIAEGMYGDENALPSQLTSEDLESLFAPLSSGDEVPKLPSVTSKTMQSKKEIAKKTPPKKAPLKI, encoded by the coding sequence ATGGATAAGGTCAAGTCATTTGAGGGATTGAAAGTTGTAAGTCCGCCACAGAGTTTGAAGGCAGAGTTGCGTCCATATCAGTTAGAGGGACTTAGCTGGTTGGAGTTTTTAAGAGAGTTTGGACTTGGTGGCATACTTGCCGATGATATGGGTCTTGGTAAAACAGTTCAGACACTCGCTCACATTGCTAGAGAAAAAGAGGAGAACCGCCTTAATAAGCCATTTCTAGTGGTCTGTCCTACTTCGGTATTACCCAACTGGTTGTCTGAGATAGATAAGTTTACGCCACACCTTAAGGTAACTGCTCTGCATGGACCCGCACGGTCTGAGCATTTTGCCAAGATAGCCAAGTCTGATATCGTGCTTACAACCTATCCGCTGGTTGCTCGTGATGATGAAGCCCTGTGTAAGCAAAAATGGAAGGCCGTCATCCTGGACGAAGCCCAGATGATCAAAAATCCTACAACCCTGGCGGCTCAAGCGCTCTGTCGCCTTAGGAGTGAGTACCGTGTTTGTTTGACCGGTACTCCCATCGAAAATCACCTTGGTGAATTGTGGTCACAATTCAATTTTTTGATGCCTGGCTTTTTAAAAGATCTAAAGACATTTACGAAGAAGTTGCGCACGCCAATTGAAAAACAGAACAATGTATTTTTGCAAAAGGTCTTAGCAAATAAAGTCCGTCCGTTTTTATTGCGCCGTACCAAAGAGCTTGTGGCAAGCGAATTACCCGCCAAAACAATTATCACTAAAAGTATAGAGCTGGATGGTCGTCAGCGCGATTTGTACGAGACTGTAAGACTTGCGATGTATGAAAAGGTCAAGGAAGCAGTCGCTAAAAAGGGACTGGCTAAGAGTCAAATAATTGTGCTGGATGCTCTGCTCAAGCTCAGGCAGGTCTGCTGCGACCCGCGGCTGGTGTCTCTGGCGTCGGCAAAGAAGGTCAGTCAGAGTGCCAAGTTAGAGCTTTTGCTCGATATGATTGAAGAGCTGATGGATGAGGGCAAGAGCATACTTTTGTTTTCGCAGTTTACAAGCATGCTGGATCTGGTCATGCCTGAGTTAAATAAACGGGCAATTGAGTTTGTCCAGATTAGAGGTGATACCAAGGATAGACGCACGCCTGTTGAGAGTTTTCAGAGTGGCAAGGTGCGTTTGTTTTTGCTCAGTCTCAAGGCTGGGGGTACTGGTCTCAATCTAACAGCAGCGGATACGGTGATACATTATGATCCCTGGTGGAATCCCGCTGTTGAAAATCAAGCAACCGATAGAGCGCACCGAATCGGACAGAAGAAGGCAGTCTTTGTATTTAAATTGATCGCCTCTGGCACAATCGAGGAGCGCATGGTTGAGTTGCAAGAGCGTAAGAAAGCTATAGCCGAGGGCATGTATGGTGATGAGAACGCATTGCCCTCCCAACTTACATCAGAAGACCTGGAGTCATTGTTTGCGCCGTTGTCGTCAGGTGATGAGGTACCCAAACTGCCCTCAGTTACTTCCAAGACGATGCAGTCAAAAAAGGAAATTGCAAAGAAAACACCTCCAAAAAAGGCACCACTCAAGATTTAG
- a CDS encoding MOSC domain-containing protein translates to MSNQSTIAPATIETICVSRAKHVSNGDDEIFTGIYKQPVKGKLALRTLNLDGDEQADLTVHGGKDKALYVYASEHYPYWQKELPGMDLPYGMFGENLTTKGMLEENVCIGDEFKIGTAIVRVTQPRLPCYKLAFKFDSPDIIKRFMQSGRSGIYFAVVQEGEIEQGDELIYLQSDKHNITVLEVAKVFTNKQNDREHIERLMNSNLAPQMKSFVAGLFARQSNR, encoded by the coding sequence ATGAGTAATCAATCGACGATAGCACCAGCTACTATCGAGACAATCTGTGTCAGTCGAGCCAAGCATGTCAGTAACGGCGATGATGAGATTTTTACAGGCATCTACAAACAACCTGTAAAAGGCAAACTTGCCCTGCGTACACTCAACCTCGATGGCGATGAACAAGCAGATTTGACTGTCCATGGCGGCAAGGATAAGGCTTTATACGTATACGCCTCAGAGCATTATCCTTACTGGCAAAAGGAGCTCCCAGGCATGGACTTACCCTATGGTATGTTTGGCGAGAACCTCACCACCAAAGGAATGCTTGAAGAAAACGTCTGCATCGGTGATGAATTTAAAATAGGCACCGCAATAGTAAGAGTGACGCAGCCGAGACTGCCTTGCTATAAACTAGCCTTTAAATTTGACAGCCCCGATATCATCAAGCGCTTTATGCAAAGCGGCAGATCCGGCATTTATTTTGCGGTAGTACAAGAGGGTGAGATAGAACAAGGAGACGAACTCATCTATCTGCAAAGCGACAAACACAATATTACGGTGTTAGAAGTAGCAAAAGTATTTACCAACAAACAAAACGATCGCGAGCATATTGAGCGCCTCATGAATTCAAATCTGGCACCACAAATGAAGTCATTTGTAGCAGGATTATTTGCCAGACAATCGAATAGATGA
- a CDS encoding tetratricopeptide repeat protein — protein MNDFGWSNLLQQLQTISPEIVLQPGASSAQIAELEQHIGVKPGLFGFGKFAILALVCCGNVGLMLDFNHHHLQILPPAYANDNSGWADDNVHTMPPLRQKKLEPLLERARFASEPEFTRLVQDAKKQERDGNKTLAKEQYDRALEQSGFTSWSNPKVVKIISHLELLCQSLGQKSEEERYRKKLSAIAEAESMQIAVISPLAPEEIECRLQLADTLSYDDKITQAERFYLCGFCSPLDSPQTSLYLRALTAERLVRLHTKSGELQKAAEEIENSFKNIEAIYQANPSDTNARALLCVMSGKICLLNAEGKSNEAADLSRKCTALLAKTPSASSIRQLWVYADKARTQALQKDYVGAIASYSRALAKSQNHALSYIYVNPVKLALADCYRQSGATDKAEQLMKELKLNE, from the coding sequence ATGAATGATTTTGGCTGGTCCAATCTGCTACAACAGTTGCAAACCATTTCCCCCGAGATAGTCTTACAACCAGGCGCAAGCAGTGCTCAGATAGCTGAGCTAGAGCAGCATATAGGTGTCAAACCAGGGCTGTTTGGATTTGGCAAGTTTGCGATTTTGGCACTAGTTTGCTGCGGCAATGTCGGCCTCATGCTTGATTTCAACCACCACCATCTACAGATATTGCCACCAGCTTATGCTAACGACAATAGCGGCTGGGCTGACGACAACGTCCACACAATGCCACCACTGAGACAAAAGAAGCTAGAACCTCTATTAGAGCGCGCTCGCTTTGCCAGTGAGCCAGAGTTTACCAGACTGGTGCAGGATGCTAAAAAGCAAGAGCGTGACGGCAATAAGACACTGGCAAAAGAACAATACGACCGCGCTCTTGAACAATCCGGTTTTACCAGCTGGTCCAATCCCAAAGTGGTCAAAATCATCAGCCACCTGGAGTTACTCTGCCAATCACTGGGACAAAAGAGCGAAGAAGAGCGCTACCGCAAAAAATTATCTGCCATAGCCGAGGCAGAGTCCATGCAAATTGCAGTAATCAGTCCGCTTGCACCAGAAGAAATCGAATGTCGCCTGCAACTGGCAGACACTCTAAGCTACGACGATAAAATCACACAGGCAGAGCGCTTTTATCTGTGCGGCTTTTGCAGCCCGCTTGATTCCCCTCAGACTAGTTTGTACCTGCGCGCACTAACGGCCGAGCGGCTGGTCCGACTGCACACCAAATCCGGTGAACTGCAAAAGGCAGCCGAAGAAATCGAAAACAGCTTTAAAAACATCGAGGCTATTTATCAGGCAAATCCGAGCGATACAAACGCTCGCGCATTATTGTGCGTGATGTCAGGCAAAATATGTCTGCTCAATGCCGAGGGCAAAAGCAATGAAGCTGCCGACCTCAGTCGTAAATGTACTGCACTGTTAGCCAAGACACCAAGTGCTTCCAGTATAAGACAGCTCTGGGTCTATGCAGACAAGGCTCGCACACAGGCACTGCAAAAGGACTACGTCGGAGCCATTGCCTCCTACAGTCGCGCACTCGCTAAAAGCCAAAATCATGCGCTAAGCTATATCTACGTCAATCCAGTCAAACTAGCACTTGCCGATTGCTACAGACAAAGCGGCGCTACCGATAAAGCAGAGCAACTGATGAAGGAGCTAAAACTCAATGAGTAA
- a CDS encoding periplasmic heavy metal sensor: MPLPPHVAGGHGGPGMPPPPPGGGFGGLGGHPPGPPPIAMMLPLDAVDLTDAQVDKLAAIKESTMDKVEPLMVQMHSLERQFRNGLMQPELDIADLNKVQSQISAQREKIDAIFTGSTIASAQVLTAEQRQSIKQKMTRRQVQPMAFGRRMNVDKK, encoded by the coding sequence ATGCCTCTGCCGCCACATGTCGCAGGTGGTCATGGTGGTCCGGGCATGCCGCCGCCCCCGCCAGGCGGTGGTTTTGGTGGACTGGGTGGACATCCTCCCGGTCCGCCACCCATCGCCATGATGTTGCCTCTTGATGCCGTCGATTTGACTGACGCTCAGGTTGATAAGCTGGCTGCAATCAAAGAAAGTACGATGGATAAAGTCGAGCCGCTGATGGTGCAGATGCACTCGCTGGAGCGACAATTTCGCAATGGTTTGATGCAACCCGAGCTCGATATTGCGGACTTAAATAAAGTACAGAGTCAAATATCTGCTCAAAGAGAAAAAATTGATGCCATTTTTACAGGTAGCACAATTGCTTCTGCGCAAGTCCTGACCGCTGAGCAAAGGCAATCGATTAAGCAAAAAATGACGCGGCGCCAGGTGCAACCTATGGCATTTGGCAGACGCATGAATGTGGATAAAAAGTAG
- a CDS encoding tetratricopeptide repeat protein has protein sequence MYLKRLKIAVTTISLMPLLFSANSVSAANAQAEALYKRAQAHKENFDTKQQALKEIDQALAIDPKNSRYLSMKAIIITMVTEDGDAEALKYTNEAIKYEPGNADALNLKAQIYMHRKNFAEALKCSSEAVKRGNNHWLYRTTHAEILNRLGQKSAAIKELDECNKQTQNNPSSLSLRAVIAESDKDWNTSIKLRTMLIAMTGKTSISMLDHYIKRAEAYEALKQYDKAIADLNAAAKVSTLNHGVHYKLLNLYKLKGDKPGIDRETSFIKSLEEDMRPL, from the coding sequence ATGTATCTAAAACGGCTCAAAATTGCAGTAACTACAATTTCGCTGATGCCACTGTTGTTTTCAGCCAATTCAGTTAGCGCCGCTAACGCACAGGCAGAGGCACTTTACAAACGCGCCCAAGCACACAAAGAAAACTTTGACACTAAACAGCAGGCGCTCAAAGAAATAGATCAAGCACTGGCTATAGATCCTAAAAACTCCAGATACCTGTCTATGAAAGCCATTATCATCACAATGGTCACCGAAGATGGTGATGCAGAAGCGCTAAAGTACACAAATGAAGCGATCAAATACGAACCAGGCAATGCCGATGCCTTGAATTTGAAAGCTCAAATTTATATGCACAGGAAGAACTTCGCTGAAGCTCTAAAATGCTCTAGTGAAGCTGTTAAACGTGGTAACAATCACTGGCTTTACCGAACTACCCATGCCGAAATCCTCAATCGACTTGGGCAAAAGTCTGCTGCCATAAAAGAGCTGGACGAATGCAATAAGCAAACACAAAATAACCCAAGCTCACTCAGTCTGAGAGCCGTTATTGCAGAATCAGATAAAGACTGGAATACATCAATAAAACTGCGAACTATGTTAATTGCTATGACAGGCAAGACATCAATCTCAATGCTCGACCACTACATAAAACGCGCCGAAGCATACGAAGCACTAAAGCAATACGACAAGGCAATAGCAGATTTAAACGCTGCGGCTAAAGTATCAACGCTCAATCATGGCGTGCACTATAAACTCTTAAATCTATACAAACTAAAAGGCGACAAGCCTGGCATAGATCGCGAGACTAGCTTTATCAAATCACTCGAAGAAGATATGCGCCCACTTTAG